In the Cylindrospermopsis raciborskii Cr2010 genome, TTTTGACAACCCTTGAGATTTGCAGTACCACCATTTCCGGGTACGCAAACCACCTGATTAACCCGCTCAGACTGTAGCAGTTTCCACGCCAGAGCGTGTTCTCTTCCCCCATTACCAATAACTAAAACCTTCACCTGTTCTAATACCTTTGCCACAAAAATAGATAAAAGTTAGAGTGGATGTACTAGAGCTATTATTTGGCAACAAAAAACTCTCTACTCCACAAGCTGGACTAAATTATAGCACCTCACAGCACCATTTATTTTTTTTCGGTGACAATTTCAGATTTAAGTAGAGAGGCACAATTATTTGTAGGATGGGTTAGCTGTAGGGTAACCCATGGGGGTGTTGGGTTTCATACTTCAACCCAACCTACGTTCATCTTATATTTAATTCCACTGACCCACTTATTGTTGGGCCTCGATGATTGCTTTTTGAAAATCTTTAGTCGTATTACAGATAAATTGTGGATTTAAAATTTGCTCAATTTTGTAACAACAAACATCAGGGAATATAGCCAACTCCATTCCTGTTTCTGCTGCTGCTTCTCGACGAGCATTTCGGTAAGCTTTACTTACCAAGTCAGGAATATACTTTCCTAAACCAGGATTTTCTTCTAACAAATCTTGAAGATCGTCTCGTTGGTTAGCAATTGTGGTAAACCAACTGATAGACCGCTTATCAGCTTGATATTGCCACTTGAGTAAATGGGAGAGTAGAACAATTAAACGACTCTTTAACTCATTTTTTTCACTAATGCCCATTAACGTTAATTCTTCAGCCAAATTATCCCAATCTAAAACATCGCCATTTCTATGCTTCAACGCTGAAACCTGGTGATTTAACCAGGTTAAGAAATCCGTGATATACAAGGAAGGGTCAGGCATAAAAAATTACCGATTTTACTGTCAGCACTAGTTACCTCAACACCAAGAGTATATCAGATTTGTTGTATAAGTCAAGGGGATATGGCGTTTAGTTTACATTTCTTTGCCGAAAATCAAAGGATGAAGGCCCCTGCATTCATGGATGGGGATTTCAATTTGTTTTGTCGTATTATTTTCTTGAGGTTATTAATCTGAGGAAATAGATTATTAGTCCTACAAATCCTAACTCATTCCACAAAAACTTTCTTAGTTCTCTATGGTTCCTAGGTTTGCGAAATTCCATCAAATACGCATCAAGACTGCGAACGGCAATCGCCTCTTGTCTGTTTCTATCCAGTAAAGTTTGTACCGTTGTGTACTGATCTAGGAGCTGTCTTAAATTTTCTAACCCCCCTGTTTCCAACAAAATTTGACTAATTTGATTATGAACGGCGATCGCCTCTTGTTTGCTTCTATCTAATGAATTTCGTACCATTCTGCATTGATCCAGCAGCTGTCTTAAATTTTCTGTCCCTCCTGTTTCCAACAAAATTTGATTAACTTGACCTAGGTTGGACTCAATACTTTTATTTGACTGATTAATATATCTATAGTGGGTTGCAATTTCCGTGGAAATCCTCCCGTAGGTTTGAACCAGATTTTCCAACCTGGTTTCGGATTCGCTAATATAGGTTTGTAATTGATTATATTGACTAGCTACTTCCTGTGATCTAGTTTGTGCTACTGCTTCGATAGATTGTAAGTTTTGTTCAATATGTTGTATGTTTCGGTAAGTAAGTTGGGAAGAACTCTCGGCTTGTTGGATATTAGTCAAGACTTGTTGAATATCTGCCCATAAGTTAGGACTAATACCCAGTTGACTAATTTGATTATAAACGGCGATCGCCTCTTGTTTAATTCTGTCCAACGAAGTTTGTATATTTCTAGATTGATCCAGCAACTGTCTTAAATTTTCTGTCCCTCCTGTTTCCAACAAAATTTGACTAATTTGATTATGAACGGTGATCGCCCCTTGTTTGCTTATATCTAATGAAGTCTGTACACTTCTAGATTGATCCAGCAGCTGTCTTAAATTTTCTATTCCTCCTGTTTCCAACAAAATTTGATTAATTTGACCTAGGTTGGACTCAATATTCTCATTGGCTTGGTTAATATATCCATAATTAGTTTCAATTTCCGTGGAAATCCTCCCGTAGGTTTGAATCAAATTTTCCAACCTGGTTTCCGATTGGCTAATATAGGTTTGTAATTGATTATATTGACTAGCTAGTTCCTGTGATCTACTTTGTACTACTGCTTCAATAGATTGTAAGTTTTGTTGAATATTTTGTATATCCTGATAGGTGAGTTGGGAAGAACTATCTAGTTGTTGAATCTTACTTAAAAATTGTTGGATATTTGCCCAGAAATCAGAGGTAATACCTAGTTCAATAATTTGATTTTGAAATGCGATCGCCTCCTGTCTAGTTCTATCCAGTGAAGTCTGTACCGTTGTAGACTGGTCTAGGAGCTGTCTTAAATTTTCTACACCCCCAGTCTCTAAAAGAATTTGACTAATTTGATCATGAAGAGCGATCGCCTCTTGTTTGGTTCCATCCAATGAAGTTTGTGCCGTTATGGACTGATCTAGGAGCTGTCTTAAATTTTCCATTCCTCCTATATCTAACAGAATTTGATTAATTTGACCTAAGTTAGATTCAATATTTTTATTTGCTTGACTGACTTCTATATATTTAGTTTCAATTTGTGTATAAATCTTATGATATTCTTCAAGCTCTTTGATACTAGCCAGGACTTGTTGAATATTCGTCCATAAATCAGGGGTAACACCTAGTTCACTAATTTGATTTGGCAAGTCCCTTAAGCTCTGTAGTTCTGAATTAATCTTTTCAGCGTGATCATAATTAGCAAGACTACGGGTTTCAATCTCTTCCAGGTCACTTTTCACTACTTGTGCATTTTGTAAAATATCTCTTGCATCTTTTAGGACATCTCTTGCATCTTCAATTGCCTCATTTATCACGTCACATAATTTTTTAAGATCTCTAGCAACATCTAAATCTGTTTTATGTTGAACATTCATCTATTTTTATATTCCTATAGTGAGAACAAGTTTCAGCTGATAGATAGAGTATATCAGCAATTAGGATAGAATGTTTTTAAAAACGGGCGATGTCTAAGCACTCCCCAGATCCCATTTCTATAATCTTTCCCACTCACCGTGCGATCGCCAATAACGCTGGTTAGGGGCTAATCATCTGCACGTTATCGGCATAATTGATACCTTATATGCTATTGTGATGTTGGTTAAATCATTCTGTCGTTTAGCAACGCCTAGATAAGGCTTAATGTGCTGGAGCCAAAAGGCACAGGATATGGAGTTGGCAGGATTTTATATTTTCTCCGGGTCAATACCAAGGGAACGTAGATAAGCAGCTAGTTTTTCTTTTTGTTGGCGTTCCTGGGGTTTCGTCCCTCAACCCCAACCAATGATGCTTAAACTACGCGTCACAGGTGGTTACCGTGATGTGTTTGATGGTCAATTCGGGAGATTATTGCGATAAATCTGATATTCATCGAAAGTCATAAAGTTTCCTGCTTGGTAATCACTTTCTGAGATACTTTCGATCGCCATCTGACATAAATTAGACACTGGGGACAAATTATGGAAATTATTGTTTGATATTAGACTGCTAAATGGATAGTCTGCGGGAAACTGCTGACCTAAATTCATTCTTACACGAGCTGCTTCGTAGGGTAAAAACCTATCCTCAAGATCTTGAGCTATGGCATTAATGATACGGTTATAGGCATTAGCCAGGGTTCTCTTTAATTCATTTGCTTGAGTGATAGCATCCCAAAATCGGCGGGAACTTCTCAGAAGTAAACACTTTATGGCAATCCTATTATAAAAATCGGTAATATTGTTATCAGCTTGCTTCAATTCCCTGTCCAAAAAATCTGGGTTACACTGGGATAATCTTGCTATTAACTTAGATTCAATTTCATTGATTCTATCATCTGCAGCTGTGCGAAGAACGGTATACATATCCCAATGTATTAGGGGGGGATCGGAATTTACAGCATCATTAATTAACCGGTCAACCGCATCCACATCTTCTGAGAAATCTTCAGCACCAGATAACTCGGAAATCCAACTAATCAAAAAGTTACCATCCATGGAGGTATACCAATCACAGTTGGTAAATTTATCTCTTCCTCCTAACCTTTCCAATTCCCCAGGGGTTGCTATGATTAACAGTCTAGATTTTGCCCGGGTGGCGATGGTATACCAAATATTAGCCTCTTCAAAGGAGGGTTTACCTTCACCTTGAAATATAAAAAAACCAATGCAAGCATCAAATTCTCTTCCCTTGGCTTCCTCAGCTTTCAGATAACTAATTCCAGGTAAGCAGTTTGCCACAAGCTCATGATTATGTTTATAAATTAAATGAACTTGGCGCGATAACTTACGCAGTAAATATCTGTCATCTTGCTGGGTTGAAGCACTAATGTTGTCACTTAAATGCTGGAGAAAATTTTTAGCATCATCCATGGAGTTAACTTCTAATATGGCAACTTTTTCACCTATTTCAAAAGCATGTTCTGGATTGGAAGGATCAGGAAGGTGTCTACCACCAGCATTGGCGATCTTGGCAAAATTGTGCAATATTTCAGCAAATTCCAGTATTTTTTGGGTGTTGCGGTAGTTGTATTTAAGATGAATTCGTTGGTTAAGATGTAGACTTCCCCAATCAAAATCAACCGGTTTAATCCGTTGATTCAGATCACCTAGTAACCAAATTATAGGTGGTAAAAATTGGTTCCGCCACCTTGTGAGCATTTGTATAACGTCATCTAATTCTCTAAGTAAATAATCCTGTGCTTCATCAAAAATGAACAGGGTCTGTCTTGTTATCTGTTCGGGGGTCATTATATCTGTGAGATTGAGTTCTTGAGTTGTTTTTCTCAAAGCGTCTAACCAAACTAGTTTGTTGTTGAGATGTTTATTGTATCCTTCCCTACCTTGCTTAATTTTTATTAATTTTTTAACTCTCAGTTCGTTGTTTCTATAAATGGGATTTTTTACGTTTATACTATCTCTTTCATAAACAAAGCTTTTGTATAGTGTCAAGTCGTGGTCTGACAGATACTCATTATTACTAATAACATGGATCCTTCTGGCCTCTTTAGTAAGAGCATCTAATTCTTCTTCATTGGTGGCAACCTGATTATGTAGTTCAGAATTTACACTTCTATGCCATTCTTGAAAAGTACCAACAAAGAAAAATTGATCATCTTTTAGATCAAGTTCTTTAATACAGGTAAATTGTTTCACTTCCTCACAGAGAGCAGGTGGTAGAATTAGGATGATGTTCCAACCTTGTTGTGGTTGTGTGTATTGGTTACAAGCGAATAGTGCAGCACAAACTGTTTTACCCGTACCTGGTGCACTCTGCAACAACAAGCTGGGAATTATTTCGTCCCTCCTTTCCCTCAAATTTTTAGTCAATGTGTTTAGGTGACTATAAATTGTTCTATGTTGTTCTGGGGTGAGAATTGGTGAATAAAGATAGCCACCATAAACAAACTGATACCAGGATGAGTAATTTTGATCGGATACCTTATATGTGGGAATACTCTCTACTCTGTCTTCTGGTAGATCAAGAATATCTGACCAAGCTAGGGGATTATCTAGGTTTCGATTCCTGTTGATTTGTTGATAAACCTTGTCTCTTCTTCCCACCTTAACAACCAGAAAATCATTATTTTCATCTCGTCTCCAGATTACTCTGATGTCATTTTGCCTGGTACGACATAAGTTTCCATAACCTTCTAGTTGTTTACAATCACCAGGAAGATCTTCACTAAAACCCTTAATTATGTTCCTAACAGTTTCTAGATCTTCATGGTATAGCTTCTGCATTTCCTTGAATGCTCTCTTGACAATTTTTACTTGTGCCATTAGTTTATTGTATATTGTATGGAGGACAATATATACACTAACATAAATGACTAATGTTTTATTCAATGCACCAGTGAAAGTCTACCGAATGTCAACCCCTGAACATCAGTGTCCTTGGGGACTACGGGCAATTAAATTGCTGACTGAGCATGGCATTCCCTTTGAGGATATTCTGCTGCGTTCACAGATAGAAGTTGATGCTTTTAAGGCACAATACGGAGTTTCTACCACCCCCCAAATCTTTATTGGAGATCGGCGCTTAGGTGGATATTCAGATCTTGCCAAGTATTTTTCCGTGCAAGCAATCACTCCTGAGTACTCCTACACACCGGTGATTGCTCTATTTTCCACTGCAGGATTAGTAGCACTTTCTACCTCCTTGGGACTAACTGGATTTATGGGTATTTCCCTTTCCATGCTGGCCTCCTTGAAATTGATGGATATTGATAGCTTTACCACCAGCTTCAAGAAGTATGACCTAATTACCCAGCGGTTCCAGCACTATAGCAAACTCTATCCTTTTGCGGAGCTGGCCATTGGTTTGGGATTTCTATCGAATATAGCGCCACTATTTACCGGAGTTGGCTCATTAATATTGGGTATGAGCGGTGCTGTGGCTGTTTTTAAGGCGGTGTATATAGACAAAATGGCATTGAACTGTGCCTGTATTGGTGGAAATTCCAAAGCACCTTTGGGAATCGTCAGCTTTGCAGAAAATAGTATTATGACGATTATGGGTGCTATGCTGATTTTCTCATCGCTCAGTCCCCAGTCTGTAAAATCTATAGGTTCTCCCAACAATGTTTCACAAGAAATTGGTTATCAACAAGTACAAAAATTAGGTCCAATTTATCCCGCTACCTCATTGACGGGGAAACGGTCGATTAACTGCATCGCCCTTCCAGCGTTTTTCCGCAAAGACTCGCTCACAAAGGGAGCATGAGGAATTTGTGATAACAAATCAAGAGTTCGCCTTAATAACCTAACCACATCACCCTCATCTAAAGTGGTCATGGCACAAAGTTGTAACCATTTGGTTCCCAGGGCCCATTGTTCCACAATAGCAATCAGTTCAAATTCTAACCATATAGGTAGAGCAACATGATAGCGATGTTGAACTTGAAATAACTTACGTCTAATATTACGCAACTTTGACAGGGCACTCCCTACCTCATTACTCAAATTAAAACTTACCCTACTATCAGGTCGTGGTGTTTCCGTGACTAGTGCTGCTACTGCTGCTGCTAGGTGATGGGGATCTAAATTATCTAGTTCACCACTATCTATAGCTAATCCTAACCATAATTCATTCTCACCCCTAATGGTGGACGCCATTTGTCCCAAGTGTGTGGGTGCCAAATTGTCTAGGGCGTCAAAATGTTGTAGAATCCTAATCAAGTTCAGAAACTGCTCCCAATGTTCCTCAGAGTTTCGTTTTACCTTCTTCTCTAAACCCTCCAGATATGATTTTAATTCCACAAACTCGGCTTTCTGCTTAAATATATGCCCAATTTTCCCCGACTGATGTACGGAATTCTTTTCCATTTGTGACTGTATAGACACTACCCGATTGAGTTGATTTGCTAACTCCGGTGTCATGTACAAAAACTCTGTCGTATCTGGAATAAAATCCGCTATTTGTGCTGTCTGTGCATCTCCTCGCCAAGAATAACCCTTTTTTAATCCTAGCTCTATAGGGGGTATAATACTTTCTGGCACTTCTACCCTAGATATGTGAGCATGTACTTCAATTACATCTGAGTTTGTAGCTGAATACCAACGATTATTCTTGCCCAAGCAAATAATGAAGGAACTTGGACCAGTTTCTGGCACTTTACTATATAATATGGCTGTCATTGGTAGGGTAGCTGTCGTGTTTTTATCTCTCAAGCTCAAAAGGGTACCTTTGACGGCAAATTCTAGCATCATATACAATTCAGACTCTCTTTCTTCCCTTAGTTGCTCCTGTAAGGTTCTAAATATATGTAGCTCTACCTTTAAAATCTGTTTCAACTTTTCATAAAGGGTAATTTCATTTTCGTCTATGGCACTTAATTCTTCCTCAATTTTTGCCAGTTCTGCCTTAATTTCCTCAATTTCGTCGTATTCTGGCTTTAAATATAAAGTCGCCATGTACTGACCAAAACTGCGCTCTATTAGTTCCTTAGCTTGTTCTAATGTATGGGTTTGCAACAGGTTTAACACCATGCCATAACTGGGGGTAAACTGACTCACTAGGGGATCCGCAGGGGATGTGGCTAAATATGCAGCTTCTCTTGCTCCCTCAAAGGGTGTTTGTAGGGTTACTACGTGACCCTGTTTATCCATTCCTCTTCTACCTGCACGACCGGACATCTGTAAAAACTCAGAAGCCTTCAATAGTCGATGTCCATTATCAGTTCGCTTGGAAAGAGTTGATATTACTGTGGTTCGCGCAGGCATGTTAATACCTGCCGCTAAAGTCTCTGTGGCAAATACAACTTTAATTAGACCCTGCTGAAATAGCTCTTCAACTAGTAACTTCCAAGCTGGTAATATGCCTGCATGGTGTGCTGCAATACCTTTATACAGGGGAGCAATTTGTCCAGAACGTCCAGCTTCCGGATTGCGGGTTAAAAATTCATCAATTTGTACTCGTAATATTTGGGATTCTTCATTATTGACCAGCCATAGGTCGCTAACTTCTGAAACGGCTTTATCACAACCACGACGGCTGAAAATAAAGAAAATTGCTGGTAACATATCCCTCTCGAATAATTGATTGAGGGTATAAACTATAGTTGGCGGTTCGGGACGATTACCATAACCCCTCTCCCCAATCCCCTTCTTACCCCGTTTGATTAACCTGGAATTAATTTTGGTCTTACTCTCATTGAGTAGGGGAAATAAACCTTTGGGGTTGCAGAAGTGAAACTCCAGGGGAACGGGACGAAAATCAGAGTAAATTAAATCTGTCGGACCATGAACCCGATTTAACCAATCCGTTAGTTGGTCGCTATTTTCCACAGTAGCAGAAAGAGCAACCAACTGGACCTCCTGGGGACAGTAAATTATGGATTCCTCCCAAACCGTACCTCGCTGCTGATCATTCATGTAGTGGCATTCATCTAAGACCACAGCCTCAACATTGGTCAAAGATACCCCAATTTGTCCTATAGGGGTACCATAAAGCATATTACGGAAAATTTCCGTGGTCATCACAATAATCGGTGCTTCCCGGTTTACAGAAGCATCTCCCGTGAGCAGTCCCACCTGCTCAAAACCAAATTTTTCTCGAAAGTCCCGTAACTTTTGATTGGATAAGGCTTTTAGGGGAGTAGTGTAAAATACCCTTTTACCACGAGATAAAGCCCGATAAATGGCATATTCACCAATTAAGGTCTTACCAGATCCTGTCGGAGCACAGACAACTACTGATTTTCCATCATTTAAAGATGCGATCGCATCTAGTTGAAATTGATCGAGTTCAAAGGGAAAAATTGACTGTAGGTCAATTTCTAAAGGGGATGGAGTGTGATTGTTCACTAGAACCTCCACTCTGAGGAGGATGATGCTATCACAAGACCTGGAAGTAACATCTGGGCGAATTGATTCGCCACCTGAAAATTCATAACTGTAACCATCCTGAATTTGCGGATTGTTGAACAATATTTGTGGGTGACTGTGTGCCCCCTGCACATACTGGAGGAACTGTACTTCCCACCATTATAAATGGATATGGTGGAGGATGGGGGGTTTTCAGTAAGTCCCACTTAATAATTCACCAATTCACCACGGATGATGGTAATAGCCTGTCCGCTTAAAAAAACCCGATTTCCTCCTGAATAGGTCACTTTCACTATTCCGCCCCGTTGAGAAGCTTGATAAGCTAAAAAACTATCTTTTTGCAGTTTATGTCGCCAAAAGGGCGCTAAACAACAATGTGCAGCACCAGTTACTGGATCTTCGTCAATACCAAAACCGGGGGCAAAAAAACGAGATACAAAATCATATTCCAGATCACCAGTACTGGTAACAATCACGTTCCTGACTGGTAACAGTCTCATTTGTTGCAAATCTGGCTGTATTTGTCGGACTAATTGTGGGGAGGCCAATTCCACTAAATAACCAAGGGAGTTCAAAGAAACTGATTTGTAACCAACTCCTAAAACCTCATTTAGCAAAGGTAGTGGTTCCACAATTTGGGAATGATTAACGGGAAAATCTAATTCAATCCAATCATCTTGCTTTTTCGCAATCAATAAGCCACTTTTAGTATAAAACCGGGCTGTTTGTTCCGGTGATAAATATCCTTCTGACCAAAGAACGTGGGCACTAGCTAAGGTAGCATGACCGCACAGGGGAACTTCTGTGGTTGGCGTGAACCACCGTAAATTGAAACCGTCATTCTCTGGTAGCAAAAAAGCTGTTTCTGATAAATTCATTTCTTGAGCTACTTGCTGCATCCACTTATCAGATTCAGCATTGGTCAACACGCAAACCGCAGCAGGATTACCTTGAAATGGTTTGTTGGTAAAAGCGTCAACTTGGATAATTTTTTGGTTAGTGATTCTCATGTTATTGTTATATTAAGTAGGGAGGCACAATTATTTGTAGGATGGGTTAGTGGTAGGGTAACCCATGGGGGCGTTGGGTTTCGTTCCTCAACCCAACCTACGTTCATCTTATGTTTAATTCCACCCACCTAGAAGCCATTAACCACAATAGATTCCGGATTTGCCCGAGGATTTAAACAGCACCACTGTTTTTATTAAATAAAATGGATATAGTTTTAACAATTAATTGCAAATCGTAAACTAAACTCCAATTTTTCTGATACTGTAGGTCTAGACGAATAACATCCTCAAAATTGCGTACTTTGGAGCGACCATTTACTTGCCATTCCCCAGTCATCCCTGGTTTTACATCCAAGCGTTGCCATTCTGGCACTTCGTATAATTCCACTTCATCAGGGGTGGGTGGACGAGTACCAACTAAACTCATTTCCCCTTTTAACACGTTCCAAAATTGTGGCAGTTCATCCAAACTGGTACGACGCAAAAAACGTCCTACCTTAGTGATTCTAGGGTCATGATCATTTTTAAAAAATGCCCCAGCTACTTGATTTTTTACCTGGGACTTTTTAGCTTCCGCATCTACACACATGGAACGGAACTTCCAAATATAAAAACGTTTACCCATCCACCCACAACGGATCTGTCTAAAAAAAATCGGACCTGGATCATTGATGCTGATGGCAATCCCAATGGGAATCAATAAACATGCTGTAATTACTAACCCTACTAAAGACCCAACTATATCAATAATTCTTTTCATCCGAGACTTTACGCAAGGATGAGTTGCTGGTAGGTCTTCTAGTCTACAATTACTGCCACGACTATTTCCGGAGTTAGTCAATTCTGAGGTTTTATTAGTTACAGAAGATTTAATTATAAATACCTGATCTAATCCCGTTAAATTCAGGACTGCCATCACTTGTGGGGTCACATTATCAAGTATAAATTCTATCTCCTTTTCTTGAGCGGACTTAAAACTACTGACTAAAGCCCCCAGCCCACTACTATCCATAAAAGTTGTGTTATTCAAGTCTATCAATAGAACTTTAGAATCTAGGTTAGACTCAATTAGATCTCGGCAGGTCTTTTTAAAGCAAATGGCTTCATTTACGCTGAGACGATTTGAAGCCTGGACTACCATCGTACCTTCCAGATAATGAACCGGAAGATCTATTTCTGCGAATTTTCCAGTCATGAAGCTATCAACTTGGGTTACCATCTACAGATTAAGCTAAGATTCCACCACGCTCACCCACCCGGAATGTTTAGTTTTAAGTAAAAATAAACATCTCCAGGGTAAATCTTTCCCACTGTTTATCCCCTACCCAAGGGGTAGAGGTTCTCAACTAGTTTCAACTAATAATTATGTTTCTAAGGATAGATGCTAGTGGCTACTTTACGAATAGAAAACAGTTTAGACTGTTTGCTCCTATGATAAATTTCCCTATATTGACGAAAAGTATCTTGCTTACCTTTTTTGGAAATGTCGATAAACTTTCATTTTTTCCACTAGAACAACACAAAACTTTATATTTAGAAATAGGTAGTTGAATTAGTAATTTTCATCTACATTGTTAGATCTAGATTTGGCTTTATTAGCACTACGTTTAAGAGCAGAAAGCCTAGCTTCGTAACGGTAACGCTGACGCTTACCTGGGGTAGTATCAATTAAGGTTTTAAGAGCACTTCCTAAACTTTTATAGGCATTAGGTAAAGTATAACCAAATCGCGTAGCTAAATTAATAGCTTTTTCATCAGCATCAATTAACTCTTTTGTTTGCTTTGCGCCATT is a window encoding:
- a CDS encoding anti-sigma factor antagonist (This anti-anti-sigma factor, or anti-sigma factor antagonist, belongs to a family that includes characterized members SpoIIAA, RsbV, RsfA, and RsfB.); the encoded protein is MVTQVDSFMTGKFAEIDLPVHYLEGTMVVQASNRLSVNEAICFKKTCRDLIESNLDSKVLLIDLNNTTFMDSSGLGALVSSFKSAQEKEIEFILDNVTPQVMAVLNLTGLDQVFIIKSSVTNKTSELTNSGNSRGSNCRLEDLPATHPCVKSRMKRIIDIVGSLVGLVITACLLIPIGIAISINDPGPIFFRQIRCGWMGKRFYIWKFRSMCVDAEAKKSQVKNQVAGAFFKNDHDPRITKVGRFLRRTSLDELPQFWNVLKGEMSLVGTRPPTPDEVELYEVPEWQRLDVKPGMTGEWQVNGRSKVRNFEDVIRLDLQYQKNWSLVYDLQLIVKTISILFNKNSGAV
- a CDS encoding PhzF family phenazine biosynthesis protein; the encoded protein is MRITNQKIIQVDAFTNKPFQGNPAAVCVLTNAESDKWMQQVAQEMNLSETAFLLPENDGFNLRWFTPTTEVPLCGHATLASAHVLWSEGYLSPEQTARFYTKSGLLIAKKQDDWIELDFPVNHSQIVEPLPLLNEVLGVGYKSVSLNSLGYLVELASPQLVRQIQPDLQQMRLLPVRNVIVTSTGDLEYDFVSRFFAPGFGIDEDPVTGAAHCCLAPFWRHKLQKDSFLAYQASQRGGIVKVTYSGGNRVFLSGQAITIIRGELVNY
- a CDS encoding coiled-coil domain-containing protein is translated as MNVQHKTDLDVARDLKKLCDVINEAIEDARDVLKDARDILQNAQVVKSDLEEIETRSLANYDHAEKINSELQSLRDLPNQISELGVTPDLWTNIQQVLASIKELEEYHKIYTQIETKYIEVSQANKNIESNLGQINQILLDIGGMENLRQLLDQSITAQTSLDGTKQEAIALHDQISQILLETGGVENLRQLLDQSTTVQTSLDRTRQEAIAFQNQIIELGITSDFWANIQQFLSKIQQLDSSSQLTYQDIQNIQQNLQSIEAVVQSRSQELASQYNQLQTYISQSETRLENLIQTYGRISTEIETNYGYINQANENIESNLGQINQILLETGGIENLRQLLDQSRSVQTSLDISKQGAITVHNQISQILLETGGTENLRQLLDQSRNIQTSLDRIKQEAIAVYNQISQLGISPNLWADIQQVLTNIQQAESSSQLTYRNIQHIEQNLQSIEAVAQTRSQEVASQYNQLQTYISESETRLENLVQTYGRISTEIATHYRYINQSNKSIESNLGQVNQILLETGGTENLRQLLDQCRMVRNSLDRSKQEAIAVHNQISQILLETGGLENLRQLLDQYTTVQTLLDRNRQEAIAVRSLDAYLMEFRKPRNHRELRKFLWNELGFVGLIIYFLRLITSRK
- a CDS encoding glutaredoxin family protein, encoding MTNVLFNAPVKVYRMSTPEHQCPWGLRAIKLLTEHGIPFEDILLRSQIEVDAFKAQYGVSTTPQIFIGDRRLGGYSDLAKYFSVQAITPEYSYTPVIALFSTAGLVALSTSLGLTGFMGISLSMLASLKLMDIDSFTTSFKKYDLITQRFQHYSKLYPFAELAIGLGFLSNIAPLFTGVGSLILGMSGAVAVFKAVYIDKMALNCACIGGNSKAPLGIVSFAENSIMTIMGAMLIFSSLSPQSVKSIGSPNNVSQEIGYQQVQKLGPIYPATSLTGKRSINCIALPAFFRKDSLTKGA
- a CDS encoding DEAD/DEAH box helicase, with product MNNHTPSPLEIDLQSIFPFELDQFQLDAIASLNDGKSVVVCAPTGSGKTLIGEYAIYRALSRGKRVFYTTPLKALSNQKLRDFREKFGFEQVGLLTGDASVNREAPIIVMTTEIFRNMLYGTPIGQIGVSLTNVEAVVLDECHYMNDQQRGTVWEESIIYCPQEVQLVALSATVENSDQLTDWLNRVHGPTDLIYSDFRPVPLEFHFCNPKGLFPLLNESKTKINSRLIKRGKKGIGERGYGNRPEPPTIVYTLNQLFERDMLPAIFFIFSRRGCDKAVSEVSDLWLVNNEESQILRVQIDEFLTRNPEAGRSGQIAPLYKGIAAHHAGILPAWKLLVEELFQQGLIKVVFATETLAAGINMPARTTVISTLSKRTDNGHRLLKASEFLQMSGRAGRRGMDKQGHVVTLQTPFEGAREAAYLATSPADPLVSQFTPSYGMVLNLLQTHTLEQAKELIERSFGQYMATLYLKPEYDEIEEIKAELAKIEEELSAIDENEITLYEKLKQILKVELHIFRTLQEQLREERESELYMMLEFAVKGTLLSLRDKNTTATLPMTAILYSKVPETGPSSFIICLGKNNRWYSATNSDVIEVHAHISRVEVPESIIPPIELGLKKGYSWRGDAQTAQIADFIPDTTEFLYMTPELANQLNRVVSIQSQMEKNSVHQSGKIGHIFKQKAEFVELKSYLEGLEKKVKRNSEEHWEQFLNLIRILQHFDALDNLAPTHLGQMASTIRGENELWLGLAIDSGELDNLDPHHLAAAVAALVTETPRPDSRVSFNLSNEVGSALSKLRNIRRKLFQVQHRYHVALPIWLEFELIAIVEQWALGTKWLQLCAMTTLDEGDVVRLLRRTLDLLSQIPHAPFVSESLRKNAGRAMQLIDRFPVNEVAG
- a CDS encoding DUF29 domain-containing protein; its protein translation is MPDPSLYITDFLTWLNHQVSALKHRNGDVLDWDNLAEELTLMGISEKNELKSRLIVLLSHLLKWQYQADKRSISWFTTIANQRDDLQDLLEENPGLGKYIPDLVSKAYRNARREAAAETGMELAIFPDVCCYKIEQILNPQFICNTTKDFQKAIIEAQQ